Genomic segment of Lagopus muta isolate bLagMut1 chromosome 3, bLagMut1 primary, whole genome shotgun sequence:
ACTGTAAGCCTGTCCTCCCCAAACCATGCTCTCACATTTGTCTTATTCCTAACTACCACAGACTCCACAAAACGAGTGGTCTTTCTTGAAGGACTTCATACTGGAtctcaataaaatattttacaattgGATTATGATATGAATCGGTCTGGAATGTTCCATCCTCTTTACAGTGATAAATGTATAGTGCTTTCTTCAGTGACTACTTTGTCATGTTTAGAAGTTATATGTATGTTTATTGCATGTTTTACTAAAACTTACATTTGAAGACCACAGTCTGAACATGGAGGCTTTGTGTATATATAGAGTGGACTAAGGAGATGCAGTGACTTCTTAACATGATGGAGGGTACTTAGCTCTCTCATCTATTTCTTTAGCAGGGAGGAGGGTGGAAAATAGAGTTTTGAAGGAActgcattttatatatatttcatgtGTTGCAGACATAAAGTCTGTCTATatcatgattttctttcctaagcgttttatcattttaatattCACCAACTcactttttctcatttattttctttgtttagttCTGTAGAGACTTTCAGATTTATTGCTTCCCTTCTTACATCTTTATCTGTAACCCTAAGTTCTTCTGAATACTTATACTATTGTCCATATCTCATAGATCTTAAAATATGTGTTTTTCTTATTGTGCTTTGATAGATGCAATAGAAAAGATCTTCTATTCGTGCATAAatggattttctcttttcctctcttcttgtTCTAGCCATGCCTTGGCTCCCCGGTTTCATGTCTGTATTTTACTAAATCGTTTGTCTCTGGCATAGCTGAATAACTCTGTGGAATTACTGTGAGGTTAATTCACCATATGCTCCAGACTGCTTCGGGATACTTTGAGATGAAAACTATTCTGCCTTACAGTTTTCTAAGTGTTGTATTATTTTGACAGGGACAATTCAAAAATTTCTCACTAGGATTTTGTAAATTGCAATCTGTTTTGTAGCATTCTTCCAAACTGGCTGGCTGATCCCTTTCCAGATGACTGAATTCCTTGGAGATCTTTCAATTTTCTGtctggtattttatttttttaattccttgttGTGTCATGTTTAGAAAATTAATGCTATACcagagttctttttctttctctgaagcctacttttttttatcaaaataaaCTGATCTATGGAATTTTAATGAAGAGCTGGCAAAGGCAGCAGTTCCCTTTGCTGATCCAGACCTGGCTTTGGGATTTCAAAATTGAAAGCCTATAATCTGTGCTGCCACAACATCTCTATGTTAGGAAAAAACATTTGGTCActgaaaatagcttttaaaCCAAAACAGTTTTGCTTGGACTCATGCTCCAAAAGTTATTTTTGACGTTTGAAAATTACTAATGGAAAGATTTTAAGGACACCTTATGTTGAAGAACAAAGTAATGAGTGAACATTGCCAGCTAAGGACAAGttcatattttctgctttattacAGACTTCTATGTAActgtgaagttttaaaataattattcatttatttgtgatTTAAGCAACATAATTTTAAAGTAGtatacattttaaattgaaattactGCATTAACTCATCTCTAGGGGAACACAAGGCTTGCTGCAGAAGATTTACATTGAAGTTTTCCTGAAATGTTGACAGTTAATTTCCATGCAATAGTctaaaaatatcagtaaaatTCACTTAATCAATAATGTTTCTAGAGGCTTAGTTGACAAAGACTTGTCTGGATGCTTTGCTCATATGCATTCTTTTACAGCCCTCTGAAAATCATTGGCAGTGCAAGTGTAGTATTATTTTGTGTTAGTATTTTTAACTGCAAACTGATGTTGCATTGGGTGTGCTTCAATAATATTTGACTTCATTTAATTTCTACCAGTTCCAGTTATGCCTGGCACAGCAAAACATCTTCTTAAACGTACTTCGTAATTCTGGACTTCGGAATGCAAAAATCATAGGATCGATGATTGCATTGCACATTATGAGGGTCCCATTCACATGGAAAATGGACATGTAGCAGGCACAGTAAGGGTTGTGTGGGCAAAATCTTGCTAAAAGGATGTGAAGAACAAAGGGGGCCCAACAGCAAAGGAAGACTCCAAGGAAAATAGTCAGTGTAATGGCTCCTTTCATGTTAGTTCTCTGATGGACTGCACTGGTTGGCAGCGAGGCAATCTTTTTAGCATGAGATCGGGCTAGGAGGAACATATGGATATAGAGGCACAGTATAAAAAACATCATTAAAGGGAACAGGATGGTGAAGGGAATGACTGTAGCGATTTCATGGGAGAAGAGGGCAATGACAATGCTACTGCCAGCACAGAATGTCCAAATGATTGCCAAGATGACCAAAGCCCTTCGTACTGTCATTATATTATGGTACCGCAAAGCATAGAAGATAGTGATGTATCTGTCTGCTGCAATAGCTAGCAAGCTGAAAATGGACCCCAGTAAAGACAGAATGAACATGGAGTCCATGGCATCATCCAGCTTTTTCTCAAAGTCCCCACGACGTGTCAGGTACCCCATTTTGCACAAGATAATAAAGATGTTCTCCAGAGTTTTGTACAAGCTGCCTAACATGTCTGAAATGGCTAAGCTACAAATGAAGAAGTACATGGGCAAGTgcaaattcttatttctgatgACAGCGACAAGGACAAGTAGATTTTCTAGTatgccagcagcagcaacagtgaAAAAGACTTCCTCTGGCACCACGACCTGGTTGCAGTCagtgatatttaaggaaaaatctGTTATATTTTTGAGAGATGGAATGCTTGTCTGCCCTGCATGTTTGATTAGGTTGGAAGGTATCTCAGTGCTCATTGCTTCTGCTCTTGGAAAGCCTCTGTATCGCTGTTTCTCAGGCTTGGCTTTACGTTGAAGCTGACCTGTCAATCAGACCATCCTTTTGCTGAAGACATTCTACCTTATCTGGATCAATCTGAAGTCTtgactgaaatgttttgaattTCTCCTGCAATAGAACATATAGAAAAATAAGTATCAAGAAGAAAATTGCcacatgccaaaaaaaaaaaaaaaaaaaaaaagcaaacatttgaaATATCACCTTTCGCAATTGAATGAATATATATCACTGGAGTGAAGCTTAGTTGCTTTGGATAAAATAAGAGATGCTCCAAGCTCCATGGTGCCTCAGAGGAAAGTAAGGTGTAAATTCTTTGTTAGCTGCAgggaagtttaaaaaaaaaaaaaaaaaaaaaaaaaaaatatatatatatatatatatatatatatatatatagctttCTTTACTGATGAACATCCCATGTTTACTGAAACAGATTTCACAGACTTAAGAATTTGGCAGTTTCTGCTGGCCCAGCTGTTTGCTTTGGGAAAGTCTGGCATTTCTTACAAGATTTATAGCATTATTAGACATGGATGAAACCAATGCCAAGATAAGCTGTTGTCCAGAACAGTAGCATATTTACCACCACACTGTTgatgttgaaataaaaaaatgctcTTAATTTAGATGTGAACAttataaatattgatttttttccagttatgcTAGATACTTGTGCCAAACTGTCTTTTCAGGCAAATTGAAACATTCCCTtgatttgaatatatttttaagatccaaagcaaaatctttttttggCTGTATTTTACATCTATCTAAAAGatcaaatgttttgtttctgcactgaaatattttttctttctttgtaattaTCCTGGTCTAAATTACATGAAAGCCTATAGGAATCTTTCCAAAGGATTACTCTTTTTAAGCTATTCATTAAGGTGTAAATGCATGTGATATTAGTTTGGCTCAGCTATTACCCATAGAGAATTACggacattttttcttgtaattttaaTAGCTCCATTTGTGAAGTACAAATGCAGTTGCTATTTGGAATGTTCCCCTTTTTAAGAACTGAAATATTCTCCTATTTTTAAGTTCAAAACAGCCTTTCGTTCTCTAGCACTTTCATACCAATATGCCTTGAAATGCATTTGGGCATTTGTTCCTAGTCAGGTTTGCTAAATGCCATGATGCTCTTTAGTACTGTTTCAAAAGAAGAATTCAGAAGTTTTAATTACATCTTATACAAGCCCTCCTTAAGTGTTGGTGGCTGCCTGTAAATGGCAAAGCTGAACCTCAGCTTGAATGTGATCAGCTCTAATGCATTTTGAGCATTCAGTTCAAATGTGTTTGGCCATATAGCAAGAGATAACAGGTTTCTGACCTGGGTTTGCTATTATCATCTGCTGAGATTGCCAGTAAGGTACTACTTGTTGTGAAATATGCTGAAAACTGGACCAACCAGAGAACATGAACTTAATTGAAAGAAGCTATCAGCTCCcttaaaagaaagcattcaaGACAGCTCCCATacttatcaggaaaaaaaaaaaaaaaaaaaggccctgTAATGGAGTGAAAGAACTGAATTGCACTGCAGCACATCTGGACAATTAGATTAACATCTGTTGGCATATGCAAGACATGCACCAATGTCTTTGTAGTggtattttttcctattctcaCAACTACTCTCCAGGTTAAGTTTATGATTTCTCATCTAATGATCTGTTTCATAACCTAATTTTCACTCAATAGAAAGTTAACATGGACACTCCAAACAAAACCTTGTTTAAACGGGATTTAAACACGATGagttggaaaaaacaaacatttgttaCATCACTGTTCCTTCTCAACTCTTTTCCAGTACTTTTGCTTTGCTGGTACACTCATACTGCTGAACTTATTCCCTTTATAAACATGATGGCTCTAttgctgaaagcagcattttgaatGGCATGACATTACGTTTACTGCTTTTACAGAATATAAACCTTCTTAAATTTACAATAACTGTGTTAAGGATTCTCAGCAGTTATAGAAATGAATTGTTATGCTATATCACTTAATGTTGTTTCCAGACAATTAAGAGCCAAAGACATTCTTATTTCAGAGATTCCCATTTCAATATGTATATATTGCTACTGAAGACTATTAGGATTCTATGAAAGATGTTCCCAGTTAATCCTGTTCTGATGCTTCAGTGCAGTCACACCATTGTCAGACTTCCCAGACAGAAGTTTCTATGTACATATCCTGTTGTAGACAGGTTGTAAATCCACTGCTTCACCTACACAATGCATATTTTGATCATACTTCTGCTGTAATCCCACATTTACAGGATTCTTTTGCAGCTACAGAATGACCAGGGAGTGTACACAAAGTAGTTCAATGCTTAAGTACAGCACAGGATAGGCAGGCTACATACAGAGTATAAGGCTCTTGTGATCATGATCAGTAACCTCTGTGCATCCTTAAAGTTAATAGTTtccacagaaggaaaacacGAGAATACCTTAGTACTCCGAGTCGTATTTCCACTGACTACCCACTGAAATTAAAGCCAAGGCTATTTTGCACAAAGCTATAAATGGCCAtcagctgaaaaacatttaCCCTTGTGTTAGTTGCACTACCAGACACAGCCTTGATGCGACACTTCCTCTCCACTGCCAATAGGGCGTTCATCTGCTTCATCATTGTACTATCCCGATAAAAGATCAATATCATTAACCAGCACCAGTCTCCAGTTGATCTCAGATTTATCTTTTGCACATGTCTgcaaaaaacaacttttaacaACCAGAGCTCATGTGTCAGGATTGTTAAGAAAAGGACACAGCAATTTAGGaataaaaatgtgcattatACTTCaacctcctccccccctccccccaacaGTGGCTGAACTACTTGGCTTTTCACTTACTTGTGGTTATGCA
This window contains:
- the MC2R gene encoding adrenocorticotropic hormone receptor, with the protein product MSTEIPSNLIKHAGQTSIPSLKNITDFSLNITDCNQVVVPEEVFFTVAAAGILENLLVLVAVIRNKNLHLPMYFFICSLAISDMLGSLYKTLENIFIILCKMGYLTRRGDFEKKLDDAMDSMFILSLLGSIFSLLAIAADRYITIFYALRYHNIMTVRRALVILAIIWTFCAGSSIVIALFSHEIATVIPFTILFPLMMFFILCLYIHMFLLARSHAKKIASLPTSAVHQRTNMKGAITLTIFLGVFLCCWAPFVLHILLARFCPHNPYCACYMSIFHVNGTLIMCNAIIDPMIFAFRSPELRSTFKKMFCCARHNWNW